A section of the Ovis canadensis isolate MfBH-ARS-UI-01 breed Bighorn chromosome 1, ARS-UI_OviCan_v2, whole genome shotgun sequence genome encodes:
- the LOC138430021 gene encoding olfactory receptor 10R2-like, with protein MANSSCVTEFFLLGFSSLGELQLILFVVFLCLYLIILSGNIIIISVICLDQSLHTPMYFFLCVLSTSETFYTIVILPKMLINLLSVLRTLSFVSCASQMYFFLGFAVTNCLLLGVMGYDRYAAICQPLHYPILMSWRVCGQLAVTCIVSGFLISLLGTTLVFSLPFCGSNKVNHYFCDISPVIRLAYAETYINELVIFIGGVLVLVVPLIFIFISYGFIASAILKISSAEGKRKAFSTCASHLIVVVVHYGCASFVYLRPSAKYTSGKDRLVTVTYTIITPLLNPVVYSLRNKDVQLAIRKMIEKARLRFCNYVKTL; from the coding sequence ATGGCCAATTCCTCCTGTGTTACTgagttcttcctgctgggttTCTCCAGTCTTGGGGAATTGCAACTTATCCTCTTTGTGGTCTTTCTTTGCCTCTATTTGATCATCTTGAGTGGAAACATCATCATCATCTCAGTCATCTGCTTGGATCAAAGCCTCCACACACCCATGTACTTCTTTCTCTGTGTCCTTTCTACCTCTGAAACTTTCTACACAATTGTCATTCTGCCCAAGATGCTTATCAATCTTCTCTCTGTGCTCAGGACACTGTCCTTTGTGAGTTGTGCTTCACAGATGTACTTCTTTCTTGGTTTTGCTGTCACCAATTGCCTGCTTCTGGGAGTGATGGGCTATGATCGCTATGCTGCTATCTGTCAGCCTTTGCACTACCCGATTCTCATGAGCTGGAGAGTTTGTGGGCAACTGGCAGTAACTTGTATTGTCAGTGGTTTCCTAATATCTCTATTGGGAACAACTTTGGTCTTTAGCCTCCCTTTCTGTGGCTCCAACAAGGTCAACCATTATTTTTGTGACATTTCACCAGTCATCCGCCTCGCTTATGCTGAAACCTACATTAATGAACTGGTCATCTTCATTGGTGGGGTCTTGGTCCTTGTTGTGCCCTTGATCTTCATCTTCATCTCTTATGGATTTATCGCCTCTGCTATCCTGAAGATCTCATCAGCTGAAGGCAAACGAAAGGCATTCTCCACCTGTGCCTCCCATCTCATTGTGGTTGTTGTCCACTATGGCTGTGCTTCCTTTGTCTACCTGCGACCCTCAGCCAAATATACATCTGGAAAAGACAGGCTGGTGACAGTGACCTATACCATCATCACCCCACTGTTGAACCCTGTGGTATACAGCCTCAGGAACAAAGATGTACAGCTGGCTATTAGGAAAATGATTGAGAAGGCTAGGTTAAGATTTTGTAATTATGTTAAGACTttataa